Below is a genomic region from Pseudomonadota bacterium.
CCGATTTACTCGTTGATGCATGTCCGTGGGTACGAAATGCATTCAAGATTTGTTCTTCTATGGCGTTGTCATATACGTCCGCCGTGAACTCAGAACGGAGGGCGTCGTAAATAATCATCCGTTGTCCGGATCGTATTCAGTATATTTCTTGGCGCTACCCCTTACCCGGTCAGCCGGGTATTTCTCCGCGTTAATTTTGAGCTTTTCTTCAACCGCGCTTTCAATATCGACTCCCACAACATCAGCGAGTCGAGCTAGGTAGATCTGAATATCGGCGAGCTCTTGTTCGACCGCGGCCTTTTGATCGTCAGAAAGGTTTTGCGATTGTTTTGGGTCAAGCCATTGGAAGATCTCGAGCAGTTCCGAAGCTTCTACCGTAACGGCCATAGCCAGGTTTTTTGGCGTATGAAACTGCTCCCAATCTCGTTCTCTGGCGAAATGTCGGAGGCTCAACTGTAGGGCGTTAAGATCCAAGCGGTCATCCCTATACTAATCAAAAGAGTGGAGGTTCAAGCACCATGAGGAGTATTGCATGAAATTACCAGACCCAGCGTTCAGCCTCTGCTTGGACAATTGGGTTACTCGATGAGTGTTCAGCTCATCGGTGTCGACTGCGCCGTAAACCCAAAAGACATCGGCATTGCTGTTGGACACTATTTCGACGCGGAAGTGGAAATTTCGCAGCTTATTGTCGGGCGTCCTCGGACAGTCGAAACTATTGCTTCAGTAGTAGATCCAAAAATGCCAACTCTTTTTGCCTTTGACTCTCCCTTGGGGTGGCCTCAGTCGCTTGCAGAAAGATTGGCGGATCACCAAGCAGGGACGGCCGTCGGAGCATGCCCGAATCATCTGTTTCGCCGCACGACGGATCGATTTATTCGTCACCTCGTCGGAAAGCAGCCGCTAGAGGTCGGAGCCGACCGCATCGCCAGAACCGCAGTCGCGAGTTTGAATCTGATAGCCGAACTTGAGGAGGCTCTTGGGAGCAATATCCCGCTGGTGTGGTCGCCTGCGGAGCTTTCATCTCTAGGCTGCATCGAGGTGTACCCAGCGGCAACACTAGAGGCCTGCAAACTGTCTTCTAGAGGATACAAGGGCAAGAAACCAGAGAACTTTGACGCCCGTAGTGTTCTGCTCGAATCATTATCAACACGATTTCAGTCTGATTCAGGATTGCTTGCTGAGGCCAAGGCCACCGATCACGGACTGGATGCAATGGTGTGCTGTCTTGCAGCTGTGCATTTTTTGGAGGGATCCTGCCCCCCGCCTCAAGACCTGGCCGTTGCTAGAAGGGAGGGGTGGATATGGGTGAAGTTACCCGGATCTAACAGTAGATAAGTGATCGGGTCATGCCGCGGGTCATGAAGTGGCTGAAGCGGGGTTCTGCCATCAGATTTGGGTTTCTTTCGGGATAAGCTCGCCTAAAGCGCACGTCAAAGCCATACTTCGTCGCCGATTTTCGATCGTCTGACAGGCGCTAAAAGGGAGCACTGCGCCCCGGAGACTGCGCAAGCTTTTGATAGTCGCCCGGCGTGACGCCGAACGCTTTGCGAAACACCCTCGTGAAATGGCTTTGGTCGGCAAAGCCTGTGATCTGCGAGACCAGCGACAGGTCGTTGCCTTCGTTGATCAGCTCTCGAGCCTTGGCCAGCCTGAGCTGCCGGAAGTAGTTGCCCGGCGTGACGCCGTGGCATGCGTGAAAGTCTCGGATGACCTGATTGCGACTGACCTCGGTCTCGTCGGCCAGTCTCTGAAGATCGATCGGTTGATCGAGATGCTGCTCCATCAGCGCTTCGTACGCGGGCGTTCTTTGCTGCGACCGATCGTTGTCCAGATCCTCCTTCGGTGCCGCGGCTGATACGGCGAAGCGAGCCACGAGCTGGGCGAGCGCCTCGATCGCGCTGGACTGACGATCCAACAGTTCGCCCTGCTGACTGTCCCGGTGGGCAGAGAGGAGCGTTTGCGCCATAGCTGCGTTGGCAATCTTTGGCGCCGCCAGCTTTACGCTGTCCGCCAGGCCGGCCGCAGCGCCGAGTTCGTCCATCAGATCTGCAGAGAGATACCAGGTCTTGTGCGACCAATGACCATCGTCAATGGGCCCGCACCCGTGCAGCTCTCCGGGGTTTGCTACGGCAATCTCCTCGGCTTGAACCGTGATGGTGTCTCCCTGGTGATGAAAGGTTTTCCGACCCGAGTCGAGGACGATGATGGAGTAGGCGTCATGGGCGTGCACCGCGTGTTCGTGAGGTCCGGGTTCCGCGCTGAACAGCGTCAGGCCATCGATTTCGGGGTGTAGCTCAAGCGTTGTTGCCGCGCCCATGTTTGCTCCGATTCTGGTGTGTGACACCGAGCATGAGAGGACGCGGAGCAAACTGCTGTGACGCCAATCACAGTGCAGCAAGCCCTACGGTGATCAACGTCAGTTCGGTGTCTCGAACGAGTCCCGGAACAGGTCGTTCGATGTTGCCCTGACCGACATGTAGGCGTTGTACTCCACCATGAACGTGGCGTCCGTTGCGATGTTGCGCCCACCGATGTAAGTCAGCTGGCCGGTCCCGCTGACGGTACCATCCACGTCGATCATCAGGCTATCTTCCAGGTCAACGCCTTCGCGGCCCATGTACCAGAAGCCGGGGGTGTCGATCAGCGTGATGTTGGAGGCCCGCAGATAAGGAGAGGTATCCAGCACGTCCTTCCACATCGTAAACGCGCCGGGTTCAAAGCCCACAAAGGTCACGTTGTCGACTCGCGGGTTGTCTCCGCCGCGGCGTCCGCCCTGAAAGTGCATGCCGCCACCGAGATGCCGGCGATTCCCGATAATTTGATTCTCACCGCCGATCAGATTGTCGGTCTGCTGGATGGCGACAATGTTCTCGATGTTGGACTGGTGGTTAAAGATCGCCATCGAGCTGTCGGCGATGATTGAGTCTCGAAAGGTGTGGTTGCGGTTCTCCAGCCACGCGCCGGCTAGCGAATTTTTGTAGGCGGTGAACTGCTCGAAAACCACGTTTTTCCCCAGCCCCGCGTAGTGGGTCACCATCAGCCCGCTGGTGCGGGTCTTTGGCCCATAGGTGGGAATGCCGCCGCCGGGCAGCACGCGGTAATGCGAGTGTGCGACGTTGCCCCGAAAAATGTTGGGCGTCTCGTTGTACACAATAAACTGCTGATCCCGATGACCGATTACCTGGGAATCAAAGAAGAACCCAATGCCCTGCGCTCCGCCGGCCGCGTGGTTGTCTTCAATGATGTTGTGATAGCTCCGCATCCAGAACCCTGACGGGCGATGCTCCGCCTGGTCCGACTCGGTGTGGTCGTCGCGCGGAAACGAGAAGTCTTCGTTGGGGCGCCGCTTGTACAGCACCGCCAGGTTTCTGAGGTAAGCGTTGCCCACCTCGGTACCCGTCTCGGACGGCACGTACGCATGCCCCCACACGTCGTACACGACGTTATCGCTCACCAGCACGTTGTTCACCTCGTGAGTGACCACACCGCGCTGGAAACTGTTGTGGATGCTGGTGTCGCGGATGTAGCTGCCGCTGGCGTCTAAGCCAGGTTCTGAAGGGCCGTGCCAGTGAGCCGGATACCGGCCCTGTTTTCGGAGCTGGCCGCCGCGCGTCATCTCAACGCCCGAGATCTGTACCTGGCTAAGAGGCATGAACATGGCGTGGAAGCCAAAGTGATCAGCCTCGGAAGACTCGGGCGCCTGGATCCGAACGTTCCGGGTCAACAGGCCGACCTCAGCACGAACGTCGAGGTCGCGACCGACAATCGTTTTGACATGGCCGAGGTGCGGAAAGGCCAGCGCTGGCGTGAACGACACGGTATTCTCATCGATCGCCGTTATCGTCAGTTTCTCAGCTTCTTCAGCATGGAAACCGCTGGCGGCGATCACAATTTCGTCGCCGATTGACCAGCCTGGCGCATTTGCCAGCGTCAGCTCAGTGTCGCCGGGATTCACGTCGGCCGCGAGCTGTGTCCAGCTCGTCTTGGCCGCGCTGGCGCCGTGCAGTGACAGCGAGCCGCCGCCCATAACTCCGAGCACCCGGTTGCCCATGGCGCCGCTGCCCAGGTCGGGTTCGGTCAGCTCGATCACGGCGTTGGCGGTGAATGGTTGAGCCGAGGTGCCGACCTCCAAAGCGCCGCCGTTGTGAATCATGATGCGCGCCACCTCCAGGCGGAGATCCTGATCGGCAAAAGCCAGCGTTCCCATAATGTCGAGCGAACCCAGCGGCGGTGGCGAGACGTCCAGCGTGATGAGCTGTCCAGCCGGAATCGTAACGTTCTCTCCGGTCCCGGGAACGCCACCTGGCCAGCTGGCCGGATCCGACCAGTTTCCGGCGTTAGCAGCCACCGTAAGAAAGAGCAGGGAAAGCGCTAGAAGCCTCATAGACCATTCCTTATTCGATCGGCAGCCGGGAGCGGTGCCGGAATGGGCTCAACTATCAAAGCAACCTTGAACGGGCGTATAGAACAGAATCAACGTGCGCTAAGCAGACGAACCATGAATTTTCTAATCTGTGACCCACTTCCGAAGAAAAGCGATTTCAGGTCACTGGCATTGGACCGACTCAAAATCATTCTGCACCAGCGCAGACCAGGTGGGGTTGAGTTCTGAAAAGCGGCAGAAGCGCTCCTGGAGCCCTTGCCGATCGCCAACCGCGAGCGAAAATCGAGCCGCGTTCAGCCAAATACGGTCCCAATCCGGAGCGAGCTTAAGGGCTAACTGCACAGATGCTTCGGCCTTTTCCACCTCGCCGCGGGCCCGAAGCCTGCCTGCCTGAAAAACCAGGCTGCGGGCTTTGACGGCGTTGTAGGCGTGACGGAGTTGATGAACGGCGTCACCCGTCGCGAAATCAACCCGCAGATCGATATCCACCGGCCAGCCCTGCGGTGTGGCAACAAGCAGTGCAGCCGACATGACGCCGATCCGTTGGCCTCCTGCCGCAAGCCCTGCCTCAAGCGCGGTAAGCAGGCCCTCACCCAGAGGCCCCCGATGCTGTTCAAAGGTCCGGAGCATCGCTTCCAACACCTCATCTGACGCAAGCCCGTTGCCCTGCACCGAGACGTAGGCTGATTGGCGATGGCCGGCAACCGGGCCAGCACTCTCTCCGGTGAACGCCGCGCTGTCACCTCTGATCGAGACTACCGCCACCTGTCGCTCATCGAGCCCGGCCCCATCGCCGAATTCTTTGCCGGCCTCGAGCGCAAGGTCCAAGGCGCGCTGCGCCGAATCGCCGGCCGAGAGTGAGGTCAGGAGGGCCTCGCGATGCAGCGGATTGGTCTCAAATTGTGAGACGCCGGCACCAACGCCAGCTTTGGCAAACGGCACGCTGTTACCGACGGCGAGGTTGTGTGTGGCAACCGCGACGCCGCAGGATTGAGTTTGCGGGTCGCAGGCCACGATGGAGTACGTTGCTGGCGCCGACGGCGATACAAGGAGCAGCAGCCAGAAAAGCGCTGCGGTTCGGGAGATTTGGATAGGCATTATCAAGCCGATTGCAAGAGTGAACTGTTGCTTAGACGCCGCAGGTGACCAATTTGCTACACGAAACGGAAACAAAAAGGGGTCAGGAAAGCTAAACCAAAGCGCAGCCCCCGACCGGAGGCTGCGCCGTCACTTTCTGCCGTAACTGGGCTCTCAGGCAGACGCCCTAGCTACTCCATGTCGACGACAATCGTGACGCCTTCGGGTACCGCAAAGAGCTCTGAGGGCAGAGGTTCATCGAAGGTATAGGTTGCCTCGAGCGTCATTCCGTCGCCGATGTTGGCCTCGAGCCGTACGGGCTGGTTGGTATCGACGTCAGCCCATAGGGTGACCCGCGTTGCGTCAAGCTCGAGGTGGTAGCCGCGGCAGGGCAGGCCGTCGATGATGCGGGTTTCCTCGAGCGGTTCGGCCCTTCCTTGAAAGTCCCTCAGTTCGGCAAACCAGGCCAGCGACTCATTTCCCACCGCGGCCGCATCAACCGCCGAGTCCCAGCCGGTATCGCCCGCAATGGCGATGCGCATGGCCTGGTTACCCGGCAATAGCGTGGTCATCGTGGCCGACTCCGGATCGACGATGTGGGTAACCGGGCCCGTCTCGATGCGGGCGAAGCCACTCGCTTCCGCCATGACGTCGATTTCCGTGACGATCGCGCCTCCGGTCTCGAACGTCATATGCATGTGGACGGTCTCGAAGTTTCGGAACCACTCCTGGACCGACGCAAACGCCACGCCGTTGCCCGGCACGAGCAGCGGAAAAAGCCCGACGCAAGCGACGAGCGCGAGGGCGGCGCCAGCCCAACGCAGGGGGCCTGACAAACGGGAGGCCGGGCGGGGTGACGGCAGTTGTTCCTGAAATCGTCGCGCCGCCTGGTCAACGGCGGCTTGCGGCGTATCACTTCGCGCAGCGTCGATGCAGGAGTCCAGCAGGTTGTTGGTCATGTCCGTAGTCATTGTGCTTCTCCAGTAGTTTGAGGCGCGGCATCCAGGAGTTGGCTCAGGTCTTCTGACAACCGTTTGCGGAGCCGATGCAGAGCAACGCCGACAGCGTTGGCGTTCATTCCTAGCTCACGACCGATTTCTGCTTGATCAAGGTCCGCAAAACACTGCAGCGAAAACAGCGTGGCGTCGCGTTCAGAAAGCCCCGCGACGGCGGTGCGAAGCGCCTCCGCACGCTGGCGTTGGACCAGCTGTTCGTCGGGTTCTTCGGGCAGCGTTAGATCGACCGGAAGCTGCGACGGATCCCGGCGCCTGCGCAGCTGATCAATCGCCCGGTTCACCGCCATCTTCTTGAGCAATGCCGGCCAGCTTCGAACTTCCGCTGGACGTTTCCTCAAGAGCTTTTCCGCGATGTCCTGGGCAACATCTTCGGCTTCCGCCACGTCGCCAAGCACTCTGGCTGCCGCGCTGATCATCAGGCCCGCATGTGCACTAAGCGCCTCGATTAGCTCCTGCTCATCGACGCGGCTCGGAAAGAAGCGCGCCATCAGGTCCCGCGTTCGGGTGGTCATTTCATTGTCATCCTAAGTGCCGTTCGACAAGGAGACGTGGGTCTGCGGACTTTCTTACACACGCGAGACAAAAGAGAACAAAAAGGGGTCAGGTTCAATTACCAAAGGGAAATTGAACCTGACCCCTTTTCGCCAACAGCGATGCCGTCAGGCGGAGTCGATCTCAAGCATGTAGCGGTTCTGGATGTCGCCGACGCCAAACACTCGCAGCGTGTATTCGCCGCCCTCGCCAGGGGGAACCAGATAATTGACCGATTCGTTATTGGTTGTGGAGTCGCCTCGGGCGACCACAGCGCCAGAGGGGTCGAGCAGCTCAAAGTCGATGTTGCCGCCGGCATGATCAAAAGTTGCCGTAAGAAACACGACCTCATTTTCCTCCGCCGTAAACCGAAAGAAATCGTCATTGCCGCCGCAGCTCACAAAGCTGTCGCGCTCGAAGGGCGTTAGGATGACTGTCGGGGCCGCCAGGGAGTCGTTGGGTTCCCAGCCGTCGTCAAGCGGGCAGAGCTCTTCGAGGCTGTCGGAGAACAGTTTGCTGGTTGCGCCCACCTGGGTAAAAAATACCCGGCCGAAGAACTCGTTCTCGTTGGCGTTGGGTGATTCCAGGATCCGCAGAGTGTCGAAGACGATTGGCGTCCATATTCCGACGAAGTTGTCTACGGACGGGTTCGGCGTTCGAAACGAGAGCGTCCCGACTTCGCGGCCGAGCAAAAACATCACGGCGTCAAAGGTGGAAGGGCTGGATCCGCCGGATGCGTCGTCAAATTCAATACCCAGACCTCGAACCGATTGGCCAATTGCCTGGATAACGAGGTTCTCGGCGTCGTTGATCGCCAATTCGATGTTGTTGTCGCCGGGAAAGTCCGCCGGCCAATTGCTGAAATTGAGCGACGAGGGTGCCACCGCCGAGAGCGTGACACCGCCGCTGACAAAAGGCTCGCCGGGGCTGCTGTTGTTAGGATAGGGGTCGGATACAACAAACCCCGCCGGCGCGCCTTCAAACACCTCCCGACGGGTGATCAGCAGCGGCGCCTCGGCGTCAAACTCATAAGCCCCGATGTCCGGGCCGCCGCCAATTCGTCGGGTGGCGCCGTCCGCGTCCAGTCGGAAGGAGCCATCACCGCTGGCACCCCTATCGATCAGGGACGACTCTTTGCGCAGCCGGAAATTGGCACGAGCAACGTCAACAAAGTGAGGGTCAATCGCCAGCACGCCGTCAGCTGCCGAGCCCTCCAGGCCCACATCCGGCTGACCATTGTTGAAGCTGTTGTTGTCCAGCACCAATAAACTCGAAGCGGCACCCTCCGGGAGGATCCTATATCCGGATTGGCGCGCTTCGGAAACCGTGTTGTTGATGATGGCCAGCGAGACACTCGCGCCGGGATCAATGATAAAAACATCGATGCCGTCACCCGTGCCCTGGATATCGTGCATCGTGTTGTGCTGAAAGTCAGCGTCGACCTCCGCCGCGTCTTCAATGCGGAGCTGGATTCCACTCGCGTTGCCGCAGGAACATCCCGCGACCGAGTAGATCACGTTGCCGTAGGCCCGCAGGTTGTGGGTCCCGGTGCCGATAATTCGGTAGCTCAGGCCGGAGTTGCTCTGTTCCGGCAGGCTGGTGGTGACAACGTTGTCGAAAAAGTCGACAGTCGTTGCATCGCCCTCGCTCTGCACCCGGACGCCTTGCCCGGTGCTCGCAATGTGATTGCGTTCGATGACCGTCGTGGTCGGGACCTCCAGCCGCAAATCCACGGCGCCGGAATTGTTGTTGTCCAGCTGGAACGTCATCCGATTGTTTCTGAGCAGCAGCTCATGGCCCGTGCCAAACCGCACAACGCCGGTTAGCCGGGCGTTGTCGAAAGTCAGATCTTCGACGATGACCCGCTGGTTGTCACCGCTTATGCCCGTTTGCCCCAGACCGCCGAAATCAATACCGCGAGTGGTTTCGCCACCGCCGATCACCGGCGTAAAGCCGGGAGCGGGCCGCAGCCTCAGCGTGCGACCGATGAACAGCTGTTCGTCGATCGGCGTGTTGGTCGCAATGTCGATCGTGTCACCCTCGGCGGCCGCGGAGATGCAGGCCTGGAGCGTTGTGTCGCAGGGGGCCGGTCCTGGGTAAATGAGCTGGGCCGCCTGCACCGATCCGGCTATTGACAAGGCCGCCAGCGCAAACAGCGCTGGAAGGAGGGAGGTGGCGGCCTGCACAAGGAGTTTCTTTCTGCGCCAAATCAAGGGCGCGATAGTCGGCTTGCTCATTCGGTTCCTCGTTGATCCACCTTGTCTCACCCTAGCGGTGATTAGCCTCTTTGACTACAGGGTGAGTGAAGCTGGTGCAGTCGCGGGACGGGAACCCGCCCGAGCTCTGAAGTAATGGGTGAAGCCCTTGATCACAGGTGTTTGGTGATTGCGCGTATCGCTTTGAACGCTAGGTTCTCATACCTGCTTTTGGTCGTGCTCGAGGATCACCGAACTGAATTCGGAGGTTCAGCATCATACGGAGGGGCCATAAGTAGTGTACAATCGTACATACAATTTAGTTAAGTGGAATACGTCTGGGATTTAAAGAAAGCCAAGGCTAACCGGATCAAGCACGGCATTGATTTTGCTGATGCCGTGATTGCGCTTGAGGACGACCTCGCCTTGACGATTCTCGACCCCGATTTTCCAAACGAAGATCGATTTGTTTCCCTTGGTCGGGACGCCTTTGGCAGGCTGTTGGTGACTGCATTTGTATTGCGTGAGAGCACAATCCGAGTGATTTCTTCGCGCAAGGCCTCTCGCGGTGAACGACGTATGTATGAGTCAAGAAGATGAAAAAGGAATACAACTTTTCCCAAGCTCAGCGCGGGCCGGTTTCTACATCTCCCTCTGGCAAGACCAGAGTGACGATTCGTTTAGATGACGATGTAATCGCCTGGTTTAAGGAACAGGTTCACGCGGCTGGCGGCGGCAACTATCAGACGCTGATCAACGCTGCCCTGAGAGAACACGTCAAGCGCAAGGCTGAACCTCTGGAAGATACGCTTCGCCGGGTCCTGCGCGAAGAATTGAGCAACTAACCGTGCTCCGGGACCGCCTCGGGCGCCGCATGTTCCTCGATGCCAAACAGCCGGTGAAACCAGACCTCTATCCCGCGGACGTAGGAAAACACCACGGGTACCACCAGCAGGCTGAGGGCTGTTGACGAGATCAGGCCGCCGATGACCGCAACCGCCATCGGCTGGCGGAAAGTGCCGCTGCCGCCGAGGCTCAACGCCAGCGGCGTCATGCCGGCGACCATCGCCACCGTGGTCATGAGAATCGGGCGGGCCCGTTTGCGGCAAGCGTCGATCAGGGCCTCGATGCGGTGCTTTCCCTCCTCCTGCATGCTCACCACGGCAAAGTCCACCAGCAGGATCGAGTTTTTGGTCACGATGCCCAGCAACATGACCAGGCCGATCAGCGACGGCAGCCCAAGCTCGCTGCCCGAGATCAGCAGCGCGATCATGGCGCCGCCCACCGACAGCGGCACTGCGGACAAAATCGTGATGGGCTGGAACCAGTCTTTAAACAGCAGCACCAGCACGCAATAGACGCACAGCACGCCGGTAGCAAGCGCGAGCAGGAAGCCTGAGAACAGCGCCTGCTGATTTTCAGCATCTCCCGACTGTAGCAGGGCCACCGAATTGGGGCGGCCAGCAATCGACGGCAGCGCCTTGGCGGTAGCCAGCGCCTCACCCAGCGGGTAACCGCCCAGGTCGGCGGTGATGCTCACCTGACGCTGTCGGTCGTAGCGATTAATCTGGGTGGGGCCACTGGAGACAGAGATATCGGCCACGCTCGCCAGCGGCACCAGGCCGTTTCTGCCCGGAACCCGCAGGGCGGAGATGGCGTCGAGGTCAGCCCGCACTTTGTCGGGCATTATCACCCGGATGTCGATCTGGCGCTGGTCGAGGTTGAGCTTGGCCAGCGCTGAGTCGAAGTCACCGCTGAGCGCTACCCGCAGCGTTGCGCCGATGGCCTGGGTGGTCACCCCGCGCTCCGCGGCGCGCTGCGGGTTGGGGCGGATCACAATTTCCGGCCGCTCGAGGCTGGCGGTTGAGGTCACGCCGGTCAGGTAGGGCACGTTGCGCAGCTCGCGCTCCGCGGCCTTGGCGGTGGCTTTGAGCGCTCGTGTGTCGCTGCTGGCGAGGATGAGCTCCAGCCGGCGGCCGGGGCCGCCGCCGGTGACCGAAAACCGTCCGCCAGGCACTTCTTTCAGCCGGTCCCGGATATCCCACTCAATATCCTGCTGGTGTCGTCGCTGGCTGCGTTCGGCCAGCACTACCGATAGCGTCGCCTGGCGCACCTCGCCGGCGTTACTTTTGTCCGGATCGCCGACCGTGGTGAAGATGGTGACCACGCCCGGCGTGTCTTTGATAGCGCGGCGGGCTGACTCGGCGATCTCCTGTGTTGACTCGAGGCTTGACCCCGGCGGCGACTCGATCGTGACGGTGGTGGTGCCGGAGTCGGTGGCGGGGATAAATCCGGTCGGAATCAGCGGTACTAGAACTACCGCCAGCGCAAAGAAGCCGAGACCGGCGATTACCGTGGTCTTGCGGTGGTGCAGGCACCAGGCCACCAGGCGCAAGTAG
It encodes:
- a CDS encoding BrnA antitoxin family protein, encoding MKKEYNFSQAQRGPVSTSPSGKTRVTIRLDDDVIAWFKEQVHAAGGGNYQTLINAALREHVKRKAEPLEDTLRRVLREELSN
- a CDS encoding DUF429 domain-containing protein is translated as MSVQLIGVDCAVNPKDIGIAVGHYFDAEVEISQLIVGRPRTVETIASVVDPKMPTLFAFDSPLGWPQSLAERLADHQAGTAVGACPNHLFRRTTDRFIRHLVGKQPLEVGADRIARTAVASLNLIAELEEALGSNIPLVWSPAELSSLGCIEVYPAATLEACKLSSRGYKGKKPENFDARSVLLESLSTRFQSDSGLLAEAKATDHGLDAMVCCLAAVHFLEGSCPPPQDLAVARREGWIWVKLPGSNSR
- a CDS encoding choice-of-anchor Q domain-containing protein yields the protein MSKPTIAPLIWRRKKLLVQAATSLLPALFALAALSIAGSVQAAQLIYPGPAPCDTTLQACISAAAEGDTIDIATNTPIDEQLFIGRTLRLRPAPGFTPVIGGGETTRGIDFGGLGQTGISGDNQRVIVEDLTFDNARLTGVVRFGTGHELLLRNNRMTFQLDNNNSGAVDLRLEVPTTTVIERNHIASTGQGVRVQSEGDATTVDFFDNVVTTSLPEQSNSGLSYRIIGTGTHNLRAYGNVIYSVAGCSCGNASGIQLRIEDAAEVDADFQHNTMHDIQGTGDGIDVFIIDPGASVSLAIINNTVSEARQSGYRILPEGAASSLLVLDNNSFNNGQPDVGLEGSAADGVLAIDPHFVDVARANFRLRKESSLIDRGASGDGSFRLDADGATRRIGGGPDIGAYEFDAEAPLLITRREVFEGAPAGFVVSDPYPNNSSPGEPFVSGGVTLSAVAPSSLNFSNWPADFPGDNNIELAINDAENLVIQAIGQSVRGLGIEFDDASGGSSPSTFDAVMFLLGREVGTLSFRTPNPSVDNFVGIWTPIVFDTLRILESPNANENEFFGRVFFTQVGATSKLFSDSLEELCPLDDGWEPNDSLAAPTVILTPFERDSFVSCGGNDDFFRFTAEENEVVFLTATFDHAGGNIDFELLDPSGAVVARGDSTTNNESVNYLVPPGEGGEYTLRVFGVGDIQNRYMLEIDSA
- a CDS encoding nucleotide pyrophosphohydrolase, producing MDLNALQLSLRHFARERDWEQFHTPKNLAMAVTVEASELLEIFQWLDPKQSQNLSDDQKAAVEQELADIQIYLARLADVVGVDIESAVEEKLKINAEKYPADRVRGSAKKYTEYDPDNG
- a CDS encoding BrnT family toxin, which codes for MEYVWDLKKAKANRIKHGIDFADAVIALEDDLALTILDPDFPNEDRFVSLGRDAFGRLLVTAFVLRESTIRVISSRKASRGERRMYESRR
- a CDS encoding DUF1028 domain-containing protein gives rise to the protein MPIQISRTAALFWLLLLVSPSAPATYSIVACDPQTQSCGVAVATHNLAVGNSVPFAKAGVGAGVSQFETNPLHREALLTSLSAGDSAQRALDLALEAGKEFGDGAGLDERQVAVVSIRGDSAAFTGESAGPVAGHRQSAYVSVQGNGLASDEVLEAMLRTFEQHRGPLGEGLLTALEAGLAAGGQRIGVMSAALLVATPQGWPVDIDLRVDFATGDAVHQLRHAYNAVKARSLVFQAGRLRARGEVEKAEASVQLALKLAPDWDRIWLNAARFSLAVGDRQGLQERFCRFSELNPTWSALVQNDFESVQCQ
- a CDS encoding sigma-70 family RNA polymerase sigma factor, which codes for MTTRTRDLMARFFPSRVDEQELIEALSAHAGLMISAAARVLGDVAEAEDVAQDIAEKLLRKRPAEVRSWPALLKKMAVNRAIDQLRRRRDPSQLPVDLTLPEEPDEQLVQRQRAEALRTAVAGLSERDATLFSLQCFADLDQAEIGRELGMNANAVGVALHRLRKRLSEDLSQLLDAAPQTTGEAQ
- a CDS encoding G8 domain-containing protein produces the protein MRLLALSLLFLTVAANAGNWSDPASWPGGVPGTGENVTIPAGQLITLDVSPPPLGSLDIMGTLAFADQDLRLEVARIMIHNGGALEVGTSAQPFTANAVIELTEPDLGSGAMGNRVLGVMGGGSLSLHGASAAKTSWTQLAADVNPGDTELTLANAPGWSIGDEIVIAASGFHAEEAEKLTITAIDENTVSFTPALAFPHLGHVKTIVGRDLDVRAEVGLLTRNVRIQAPESSEADHFGFHAMFMPLSQVQISGVEMTRGGQLRKQGRYPAHWHGPSEPGLDASGSYIRDTSIHNSFQRGVVTHEVNNVLVSDNVVYDVWGHAYVPSETGTEVGNAYLRNLAVLYKRRPNEDFSFPRDDHTESDQAEHRPSGFWMRSYHNIIEDNHAAGGAQGIGFFFDSQVIGHRDQQFIVYNETPNIFRGNVAHSHYRVLPGGGIPTYGPKTRTSGLMVTHYAGLGKNVVFEQFTAYKNSLAGAWLENRNHTFRDSIIADSSMAIFNHQSNIENIVAIQQTDNLIGGENQIIGNRRHLGGGMHFQGGRRGGDNPRVDNVTFVGFEPGAFTMWKDVLDTSPYLRASNITLIDTPGFWYMGREGVDLEDSLMIDVDGTVSGTGQLTYIGGRNIATDATFMVEYNAYMSVRATSNDLFRDSFETPN
- a CDS encoding efflux RND transporter permease subunit; translation: MDLATWSIRNPIPSILLFGLATLAGLVGFNTLSVQSFPDLDLPRINLKLQLPGAAPAQLETEVARPVEDSMATLTGLKHIQTTITDGNVTMRVDFELDTELTQALADVKDAVDRIRSDLPADLEEPQISKVQIGPGGALLSYGVYSDQRDEEALSWFVDDALAKPILGIPGVGEFQRLGGVQREVHVVVDPTRMASLNVTALDVSRALRTVQAEASGGRGTIGGREQGVRTIATVQTADELAALPIALGDGRFIRLDQVANVADTHADRTQAALLDGQPALGFQVLRTKGFDEITTAQRVADVLEKVGEAYPDIQFQLVATTVTTTKRDFNGSMRVLYEGALLAVLVIWLFLRDWRATLIGAVALPLSIIPAFAFMSWVGYTLNFITLLALSVVVGILVDDAIVEVENIARHLRQGKSVRQATVDAVKEIALAVVATTATLVVVFLPTAFMDGVPGLVFKQFGWTVVFAVVVSLLVARVITPVMAIWMVRKPTKEHDQRDGPLLAGYLRLVAWCLHHRKTTVIAGLGFFALAVVLVPLIPTGFIPATDSGTTTVTIESPPGSSLESTQEIAESARRAIKDTPGVVTIFTTVGDPDKSNAGEVRQATLSVVLAERSQRRHQQDIEWDIRDRLKEVPGGRFSVTGGGPGRRLELILASSDTRALKATAKAAERELRNVPYLTGVTSTASLERPEIVIRPNPQRAAERGVTTQAIGATLRVALSGDFDSALAKLNLDQRQIDIRVIMPDKVRADLDAISALRVPGRNGLVPLASVADISVSSGPTQINRYDRQRQVSITADLGGYPLGEALATAKALPSIAGRPNSVALLQSGDAENQQALFSGFLLALATGVLCVYCVLVLLFKDWFQPITILSAVPLSVGGAMIALLISGSELGLPSLIGLVMLLGIVTKNSILLVDFAVVSMQEEGKHRIEALIDACRKRARPILMTTVAMVAGMTPLALSLGGSGTFRQPMAVAVIGGLISSTALSLLVVPVVFSYVRGIEVWFHRLFGIEEHAAPEAVPEHG
- a CDS encoding AraC family transcriptional regulator; the encoded protein is MGAATTLELHPEIDGLTLFSAEPGPHEHAVHAHDAYSIIVLDSGRKTFHHQGDTITVQAEEIAVANPGELHGCGPIDDGHWSHKTWYLSADLMDELGAAAGLADSVKLAAPKIANAAMAQTLLSAHRDSQQGELLDRQSSAIEALAQLVARFAVSAAAPKEDLDNDRSQQRTPAYEALMEQHLDQPIDLQRLADETEVSRNQVIRDFHACHGVTPGNYFRQLRLAKARELINEGNDLSLVSQITGFADQSHFTRVFRKAFGVTPGDYQKLAQSPGRSAPF